Sequence from the Bacillus sp. BGMRC 2118 genome:
GGATCGTAGAAATTGAGACTGATACATTACAGAAGCATTTATCAAATGGGAATATTATTATTGTGGCTGGATTCCAAGGAATTACGCCAGAATGTGATATAACGACATTAGGCAGGGGTGGTTCCGATACAACAGCAGTTGCCCTTGCTGCGGCTTTAAAGGCTGATAAATGTGATATATATACGGATGTTACGGGGGTTTTCACAACAGATCCTCGTTATGTAAAGAGTGCAAGAAAGCTTCAATCTGTTTCGTATGATGAAATGTTAGAGCTAGCCAATTTGGGCGCAGGCGTACTACACCCACGTGCTGTTGAATTTGCCAAAAATTACGCAGTACAGTTAGAAGTTAGATCAAGTCTTGAGTTAGAAAATGGAACAACAATTGAGGAGGAAGTGTCAATGGAAAATAACCTAATTGTGAGAGGAATCGCATTTGAAGATGGAGTAACAAGAGTTACAATTGTTGGTCTGAAAAATGGACTTCATTCTTTATCCACTATATTTACTACTCTTGCAGGTCAGGGGATTAATGTTGACATCATTATTCAAAGTATGACTAGTCAGGATGAAACAAATATCTCCTTCTCTATTCATACGACCGATTTGGATGAAACATTGGCTGTGCTTCATGCAAATCAAGAGAAATTAGGCTTTCATTCAATACAATCTGAAAGTCAATTAGCCAAAGTATCGATTGTTGGCTCTGGGATGATTTCTAACCCTGGTGTAGCCGCTGAAATGTTTGAAGTGCTTGCGAATAATGAAATTCAAGTAAAGATGGTAAGTACTTCAGAAATTAAGGTATCTACTGTTGTGGAGGACCATCTAATGGTTAAAGCGGTAGAAGCATTACATGAAGCATTCAAACTAGATGCCTTAGTTACGCAAAACATATAAAATGAAAAGGATCTGCTATTG
This genomic interval carries:
- a CDS encoding aspartate kinase produces the protein MGLIVQKFGGTSVGSIERIQNVANRVIQEVQNGNQVVVVVSAMGKSTDELVNLASQLTSNPSKREMDMLLTTGEQVSIALLSIALQAKGYDAVSLTGWQAGIKTEAIHGNARIVEIETDTLQKHLSNGNIIIVAGFQGITPECDITTLGRGGSDTTAVALAAALKADKCDIYTDVTGVFTTDPRYVKSARKLQSVSYDEMLELANLGAGVLHPRAVEFAKNYAVQLEVRSSLELENGTTIEEEVSMENNLIVRGIAFEDGVTRVTIVGLKNGLHSLSTIFTTLAGQGINVDIIIQSMTSQDETNISFSIHTTDLDETLAVLHANQEKLGFHSIQSESQLAKVSIVGSGMISNPGVAAEMFEVLANNEIQVKMVSTSEIKVSTVVEDHLMVKAVEALHEAFKLDALVTQNI